From Anopheles arabiensis isolate DONGOLA chromosome 3, AaraD3, whole genome shotgun sequence, a single genomic window includes:
- the LOC120901792 gene encoding uncharacterized protein LOC120901792 encodes MVLCDSDLDSAGILQKWSKLRRRCASFKSVSGPASLDSDTNFILAEHPGHYQIISTATGSPVTPRAALTNPSKVQPSPHQHHHHHHPLYHGHHHHPHGLHLPAHHHNLPPRGPTHPHHNHHHHHHHHLHHSHLHHHQQQQQQQHQLHHHPLVDYPLPGGHLLDGPQPLASGYDPKNWELRHSSSSSASASSSSTIGAPPAIPADEYWQHFPHEPSDVKLWRLGAHQTYAHRIHVNPPQRRSAHSIDWEYNVQRYENMCDNMAPPPPRIFRTEKLQYYDELSDVKRPVQAGSEPAQESNGGIKVAKEIKLPSLKTFKSASMRLPGQKSSIHEVQQLLRSKFNRIHAGLRKRRALSVQEVFQVPGTPGTASGVQATPTKPTFYVPSPLVSERTPHRGVTTRYSEEEEGNGPITAPFLDEEDQRDGLASDRHADEEEGPVSLPYISETMLAETVAVKKVTLRSTDHSPSPRKERTKTWYRSIDFNAALQKLESHRHSLDTKGTPKKQSSEPEPPATKERSKPDRTTTEEVTATTAAKPNFSIGGRVSLRERVENMNLSRLRPSKVSSGGSPVPSSATTPVAVVKKVSDARKIRPRSHSPLKNIKINLSPVKKATAAAATPSLGADKASKRESIGLFGRLNRMMHQHGLGGLGSDKAAAAVADGASTRKPNGKSLVVVPGSAPKNGAEDGSVTSASVARPTGTDKAVGAGSAGVSFGGNVSKQSTIQKLTQLSSCNRREQQQQQQQQSKTETTHERDRKSKQISESTLGHGHSKSNGGITFADGSKLGSDHHLRHHLNHRTAADDEDDEDDADSIEESKFCTLPRHGPNAFTIRQARFSKGNGAKALGFSIVGGKDSPKGSMGIYVKTIYPNGQAAEKGTLQAGDEILSVNGKAFQGLSHQEAINVFKAIKTGEVVILIGRRNNRRKLETPSPTDSGTGTAPPSTTGSPTNTITCNDE; translated from the exons ATTCCGCGGGCATCTTGCAGAAGTGGAGCAAGTTACGACGCCGCTGCGCCTCGTTCAAGTCAGTCTCCGGGCCGGCCTCGCTCGATTCGGACACCAACTTCATCTTGGCCGAGCATCCAGGTCACTATCAGATCATCAGTACTGCGACCGGCTCGCCGGTAACGCCCCGTGCCGCACTCACCAACCCGTCGAAGGTCCAGCCGTCACCGCAccaacatcatcaccatcatcatccgctGTACCACGGGCATCATCACCATCCCCACGGGTTACATCTACCAGCACACCACCACAATCTGCCACCGCGAGGTCCCACCCATCcgcaccacaaccaccaccaccaccaccaccatcatcttcACCACAGTcatctgcatcatcatcagcagcagcaacagcagcagcatcagctccATCATCATCCGCTCGTTGACTATCCGCTGCCCGGCGGTCACCTGCTGGACGGTCCGCAACCGCTTGCGTCCGGCTACGATCCCAAAAACTGGGAGCTCCGACACTCAAGCTCCTCGTCCGCATCGGCCTCATCCTCCTCCACGATCGGGGCACCGCCAGCCATACCGGCGGACGAGTACTGGCAGCACTTTCCGCACGAACCGAGCGATGTCAAGCTGTGGCGTCTAGGTGCGCACCAGACGTACGCACATCGCATCCACGTGAATCCGCCCCAGCGGCGCAGCGCGCACAGCATCGACTGGGAGTACAACGTGCAGCGGTACGAGAACATGTGCGACAACATggcaccgccgccgccccggATCTTCCGCACCGAGAAGCTGCAGTACTACGACGAGCTGTCGGACGTGAAGCGACCAGTGCAGGCTGGCAGTGAGCCAGCGCAGGAGAGCAATGGTGGGATAAAGGTCGCAAAAGAGATCAAGCTGCCGAGTCTGAAGACGTTCAAGTCGGCGTCGATGCGTCTGCCGGGCCAGAAGTCTTCAATACATGAGGTGCAGCAGCTGTTGAGGAGTAAGTTCAACCGGATACATGCGGGATTGCGCAAACGGAGAGCGCTGTCGGTGCAGGAGGTGTTCCAGGTACCGGGAACACCCGGGACAGCTTCCGGCGTGCAGGCAACACCGACCAAACCCACGTTCTATGTGCCCTCGCCGCTGGTTAGTGAACGGACGCCCCATCGTGGTGTGACGACGCGCTACAGCGAAGAGGAGGAAGGTAACGGCCCAATAACGGCTCCCTTTCTGGACGAGGAGGACCAACGGGATGGTTTGGCGTCCGATCGGCACGCGGATGAGGAGGAAGGCCCAGTCAGTCTGCCTTACATTAGTGAAACGATGCTAGCAGAAACGGTGGCCGTAAAGAAGGTTACCCTCCGCTCGACCGATCACAGTCCCAGCCCGCGCAAGGAACGCACCAAGACCTGGTACCGCAGCATAGACTTCAATGCGGCGTTGCAGAAACTGGAATCGCATCGACACTCGCTCGACACCAAAGGCACACCAAAGAAACAGTCGTCCGAACCGGAGCCGCCCGCCACCAAGGAGCGGTCAAAGCCGGATCGGACCACCACCGAAGAAGTCACCGCCACCACTGCCGCCAAACCGAACTTCTCCATCGGAGGGCGCGTGAGTTTGCGCGAGCGGGTAGAAAACATGAACCTAAGTCGATTGCGCCCGTCAAAAGTGTCCTCCGGTGGCAGTCCCGTCCCGTCATCCGCCACGACGCCGGTGGCCGTTGTGAAGAAGGTGTCGGACGCGCGCAAGATACGGCCCCGCAGCCACTCGCCGTTGAAAAACATCAAGATAAACCTGTCGCCGGTAAAGAAGgcaaccgccgccgccgccacaccATCCCTGGGGGCCGACAAAGCCTCCAAGCGGGAATCGATCGGTCTGTTTGGCCGGCTAAACCGGATGATGCATCAGCACGGGCTCGGTGGGCTTGGGAGTGAtaaggcggcggcggcggtggctgaCGGTGCCAGTACCCGCAAGCCGAACGGTAAATCGCTCGTTGTCGTCCCCGGCAGTGCGCCCAAAAATGGTGCCGAGGATGGGTCGGTGACTTCTGCTTCCGTGGCGCGTCCGACCGGAACCGATAAGGCAGTCGGTGCGGGCAGTGCTGGCGTCAGCTTCGGTGGGAATGTTAGTAAACAGTCGACGATACAGAAGCTGACGCAGCTGAGCAGTTGCAACCGGcgagaacagcagcagcaacagcagcagcaatcaaaGACGGAAACTACGCATGAACGTGACCGGAAATCCAAACAG ATTTCCGAATCCACCTTGGGTCACGGGCACTCGAAATCGAACGGTGGCATCACGTTCGCGGACGGCAGCAAGCTCGGCTCGGACCATCATCTGCGCCATCATCTGAACCATCGCACGGCGGCAgatgacgaggacgacgaggacgacgcgGATAGCATCGAGGAGAGCAAATTCTGCACCCTTCCACGCCACGGTCCGAACGCATTTACCATCCGACAG GCTCGCTTTTCGAAAGGCAACGGAGCAAAAGCGCTCGGATTTTCCATTGTCGGCGGTAAGGACTCGCCCAAGGGCTCGATGGGCATCTACGTGAAGACGATCTATCCGAACGGGCAGGCGGCCGAGAAGGGTACGCTGCAGGCCGGCGACGAGATCCTGTCGGTGAACGGGAAAGCATTCCAGGGCCTCTCGCACCAGGAGGCGATCAACGTGTTCAAGGCGATCAAGACGGGCGAGGTGGTGATACTGATCGGGCGCCGGAACAATCGCCGCAAGCTGGAGACGCCATCGCCGACCGATTCCGGCACCGGGACGGCACCACCGTCCACGACCGGTTCGCCCACCAACACCATCACGTGCAatgatgaatga
- the LOC120901793 gene encoding uncharacterized protein LOC120901793 produces MNPADFDIVAKHVYTNVDRINRYLGQAKIGSKFLPNGTTPDPTDDLPGALLALSKEETAEQVKTANGFDPLERPNEDEIDTLFEAIRSRPSSGTNSSSTTTTSSNNNNAKVQRQGSCKKATGAAPLQQSRILNETNLIANTTTNANGSCSDLTGLINKTAKQPPIDVDALVEKLRQVIDLLGTIENSEITTVDLAQIRNQFRREWSSSVKTCRNVDAWVEDFKRQSEGSHGSATVKKEPLITSELVKSMKQLQTKLHYALSVRKAEVLPDLTKTLSKEVFPLSEYLDMIDETIRQKQL; encoded by the exons ATGAATCCGGCCGACTTCGATATAGTGGCAAAGCACGTGTACACCAATGTGGATAGAATCAATCGCTACCTCGGCCAGGCAAAGATAGGCTCCAAATTCCTTCCGAACGGAACCACCCCGGACCCCACCGATGATCTGCCGGGTGCTTTGCTAGCTCTCTCGAAGGAAGAAACTGCCGAACAGGTTAAAACGGCCAACGGATTCGATCCACTGGAACGCCCGAATGAGGATGAAATCGACACACTCTTCGAAGCGATCCGATCGCGTCCTTCATCcggcaccaacagcagcagcaccaccaccaccagcagcaacaacaacaacgcgaAGGTTCAGCGACAAGGATCGTGCAAAAAGGCGACAGGCGCCGCACCCCTGCAGCAATCACGAATCCTTAACGAAACCAATCTCATAGCCAACACAACGACCAACGCGAACGGCTCCTGCTCCGATCTGACCGGACTGATCAACAAAACGGCCAAACAACCACCGATCGATGTGGACGCACTGGTAGAAAAACTCCGCCAGGTGATCGATCTGCTCGGCACGATCGAAAACTCCGAAATAACGACGGTCGATCTGGCACAGATCCGTAACCAGTTCCGGCGCGAATGGTCCAGCAGCGTGAAGACCTGCCGCAACGTGGACGCCTGGGTGGAGGATTTTAAACGACAGTCGGAAGGCAGCCACGGTTCGGCAACGGTTAAGAAGGAACCACTCATTACCAGCGAGCTGGTGAAATCGATGAAACAATTACAAACG aaactGCATTACGCGTTGTCGGTGCGAAAGGCGGAAGTTCTGCCCGACCTGACGAAAACGCTCAGCAAGGAAGTGTTCCCGCTGTCCGAGTATCTCGACATGATTGACGAAACCATCCGACAGAAGCAGCTGTAA
- the LOC120902116 gene encoding neuronal membrane glycoprotein M6-a isoform X1 yields MVTVQTVSGRLTARTAAYSDRKHPTTTQPDLPVASSSNMTSNRNRTPTGQIRDDFLLETNFDDDGALTRAYNTLPQQQQGALQRRSIPYRSNLSVDRYSETTLHGKPPRKGGCCKSCVTRIPYATLIATVMCLIGVGVFCGTMFRGTSLAIIMLDQVFHLRLPWIEAVQIIFVVIGASMAALGLMILFVGFLATGATRHKVYRAWGSRVGGRISCAVFMAISYVLNIAWILILCFLSIVTFVFTVFWNMCANTNVQTHRDCIDLTQFYFMFPDGVKQEDMKICEPAKVKAFCKDGVEKCEIMFILATVSCLLIILSFVHYLMCLAANYAHIRDHEKFQELQEIQNLTEMEYSAASKDRF; encoded by the exons ATGG TTACAGTTCAAACCGTAAGCGGACGGTTGACAGCCCGAACCGCCGCCTACTCGGACCGGAAGCATCCCACCACGACGCAACCTGACCTACCCgtagccagcagcagcaacatgacCAGCAATCGCAATCGAACGCCGACCGGCCAGATACGGGACGATTTTCTGCTCGAGACCAACTTCGATGACGACGGGGCGCTAACACGTGCCTACAACACgctgccgcagcagcaacagggaGCCCTACAGCGCCGAAGCATACCTTATCGGTCCAACTTATCGGTGGATCGATACTCGGAAACGACCCTGCACGGCAAACCACCGCGGAAAG GCGGCTGCTGCAAGTCATGCGTAACGCGAATACCGTACGCGACACTGATCGCGACGGTCATGTGCCTTATCGGAGTCGGCGTGTTTTGTGGCACCATGTTCCGCGGTACCTCGCTCGCGATCATCATGCTCGATCAGGTGTTTCATCTGCGCCTGCCGTGGATCGAAGCGGTACAGATCATCTTCGTCGTGATCGGTGCGTCGATGGCTGCGCTCGGGCTGATGATCCTGTTCGTGGGCTTCCTGGCGACCGGTGCCACCCGGCATAAGGTGTACCGGGCGTGGGGCTCGCGTGTCGGTGGCCGCATCTCGTGTGCCGTCTTTATGGCCATTTCGTACGTGCTCAACATTGCGTGGATACTGATCCTTTGCTTCCTGTCGATCGTGACGTTCGTGTTTACCGTGTTCTGGAACATGTGCGCCAACACGAACGTACAGACGCATCGGGATTGCATCGATCTGACGCAGTTCT ACTTTATGTTCCCCGATGGCGTCAAGCAGGAGGATATGAAAATCTGCGAACCGGCGAAGGTGAAAGCGTTCTGCAAGGATGGGGTAGAAAAGTGTGAAATCATGTTCATCCTCGCCACCGTCTCCTGTCTGCTGATCATTCTCAGCTTCGTGCACTATCTGATGTGTCTGGCGGCGAACTACGCGCACATACGCGACCACGAAAAGTTCCAGGAGCTGCAGGAGATCCAGAACCTGACCGAGATGGAGTACAGTGCGGCGTCGAAGGACCGGTTCTAG
- the LOC120902116 gene encoding neuronal membrane glycoprotein M6-a isoform X2, with the protein MGGCCKSCVTRIPYATLIATVMCLIGVGVFCGTMFRGTSLAIIMLDQVFHLRLPWIEAVQIIFVVIGASMAALGLMILFVGFLATGATRHKVYRAWGSRVGGRISCAVFMAISYVLNIAWILILCFLSIVTFVFTVFWNMCANTNVQTHRDCIDLTQFYFMFPDGVKQEDMKICEPAKVKAFCKDGVEKCEIMFILATVSCLLIILSFVHYLMCLAANYAHIRDHEKFQELQEIQNLTEMEYSAASKDRF; encoded by the exons ATGG GCGGCTGCTGCAAGTCATGCGTAACGCGAATACCGTACGCGACACTGATCGCGACGGTCATGTGCCTTATCGGAGTCGGCGTGTTTTGTGGCACCATGTTCCGCGGTACCTCGCTCGCGATCATCATGCTCGATCAGGTGTTTCATCTGCGCCTGCCGTGGATCGAAGCGGTACAGATCATCTTCGTCGTGATCGGTGCGTCGATGGCTGCGCTCGGGCTGATGATCCTGTTCGTGGGCTTCCTGGCGACCGGTGCCACCCGGCATAAGGTGTACCGGGCGTGGGGCTCGCGTGTCGGTGGCCGCATCTCGTGTGCCGTCTTTATGGCCATTTCGTACGTGCTCAACATTGCGTGGATACTGATCCTTTGCTTCCTGTCGATCGTGACGTTCGTGTTTACCGTGTTCTGGAACATGTGCGCCAACACGAACGTACAGACGCATCGGGATTGCATCGATCTGACGCAGTTCT ACTTTATGTTCCCCGATGGCGTCAAGCAGGAGGATATGAAAATCTGCGAACCGGCGAAGGTGAAAGCGTTCTGCAAGGATGGGGTAGAAAAGTGTGAAATCATGTTCATCCTCGCCACCGTCTCCTGTCTGCTGATCATTCTCAGCTTCGTGCACTATCTGATGTGTCTGGCGGCGAACTACGCGCACATACGCGACCACGAAAAGTTCCAGGAGCTGCAGGAGATCCAGAACCTGACCGAGATGGAGTACAGTGCGGCGTCGAAGGACCGGTTCTAG